A region from the Thiohalophilus sp. genome encodes:
- the rpoS gene encoding RNA polymerase sigma factor RpoS encodes MHFPHEDDNAEELVMGDDVDDTATAPIEEPHRYEPGVIPEGQLDATRLYLSEIGYSPLLTAEEEKFYSRKALKGDAAARKKMIESNLRLVVKIARRYLNRGLALLDLIEEGNLGLIRAVEKFDPERGFRFSTYATWWIRQTIERAIMNQTRTIRLPIHVVKEINIYLRAARHLSQTLDHEPTTEEVAEMLDKPIEEVKKMLGLNERIASVDSPMGHDADNSLLDAIPDENNSDPVSLLQDDDVKANIEQWLAQLSEKQREVVERRFGLHGYDVATLEEVGNTIGVTRERVRQIQLEALKKLRDILEKDGFSVDALFK; translated from the coding sequence CACTTCCCGCACGAGGACGATAATGCGGAAGAACTGGTCATGGGGGACGATGTGGACGATACGGCCACTGCGCCGATCGAGGAACCGCATCGGTATGAGCCCGGCGTGATTCCCGAAGGTCAGCTCGACGCTACCCGTTTATACCTCAGCGAGATCGGCTATTCGCCGTTGCTGACGGCCGAGGAAGAAAAATTCTATTCGCGCAAGGCCCTCAAGGGCGACGCCGCCGCGCGCAAGAAAATGATCGAATCCAACCTGCGCCTGGTGGTCAAGATTGCCCGCCGCTACCTCAACCGCGGGCTCGCGCTGCTGGATCTCATCGAAGAGGGCAACCTCGGCCTGATTCGCGCGGTGGAAAAGTTCGACCCCGAACGCGGTTTTCGTTTCTCCACCTACGCCACCTGGTGGATTCGCCAGACCATCGAGCGGGCCATCATGAACCAGACCCGCACTATCCGGTTGCCGATCCACGTGGTCAAGGAGATCAACATCTATTTGCGTGCCGCCCGGCATCTGTCGCAGACCCTGGATCACGAGCCGACCACCGAAGAGGTCGCCGAGATGCTCGACAAGCCGATCGAAGAGGTGAAAAAAATGCTCGGCCTCAACGAGCGCATCGCCTCGGTCGACTCGCCCATGGGTCACGACGCCGACAACTCCCTGCTCGATGCCATCCCCGACGAGAACAATTCCGATCCGGTCAGCTTGCTGCAGGATGACGACGTCAAGGCCAACATCGAGCAATGGCTGGCCCAGCTCAGCGAAAAACAGCGCGAAGTGGTGGAGCGGCGCTTTGGCCTGCATGGCTATGACGTCGCTACCCTGGAAGAGGTGGGCAACACCATCGGCGTGACCCGCGAGCGGGTACGGCAGATCCAGCTGGAAGCGCTGAAGAAGCTGCGCGACATCCTCGAGAAGGACGGCTTCTCCGTCGACGCCCTGTTCAAATAG